From the genome of Clostridia bacterium, one region includes:
- a CDS encoding class I SAM-dependent methyltransferase, producing MSEHYFSSEPTSASRPRSFELTVGGVSVSFNSDAGVFSADRVDRGSRVLLEALLRLRDWNGVRTLDIGCGYGAIGVTLAKAGASVVMCDVNERALALCRENVRLNGVSAVCAESDAGDGMEGPFDAVVTNPPIRAGKKTVYAFFDNAFGMLKTGGELFVVIRRQQGAESAEKHIREFFGNCETIEKEAGYRVLHSVKG from the coding sequence ATGAGCGAGCATTATTTCTCCTCCGAGCCGACGAGCGCGTCCCGTCCGCGCAGCTTCGAGCTGACCGTCGGCGGCGTATCCGTGAGCTTCAACAGCGACGCAGGCGTCTTCTCCGCCGACAGGGTCGACAGGGGCAGCCGCGTGCTGCTCGAGGCGCTGCTGCGCCTGCGCGACTGGAACGGCGTGCGCACGCTCGACATCGGCTGCGGCTACGGCGCGATAGGCGTGACGCTCGCGAAGGCGGGCGCCTCCGTCGTCATGTGCGACGTCAACGAACGCGCCCTCGCGCTATGCCGCGAAAACGTCCGTCTGAACGGAGTTTCCGCCGTCTGCGCGGAGTCCGACGCGGGCGATGGGATGGAAGGCCCCTTCGACGCGGTAGTCACCAATCCGCCGATCCGCGCCGGCAAGAAGACCGTCTACGCCTTCTTCGACAACGCCTTCGGGATGCTGAAGACGGGGGGAGAGCTGTTCGTCGTCATACGCAGACAGCAGGGCGCCGAGAGCGCGGAAAAGCACATCCGCGAGTTTTTCGGCAACTGCGAAACTATAGAAAAAGAAGCGGGTTACCGCGTTTTACATTCAGTCAAAGGGTGA
- a CDS encoding YegS/Rv2252/BmrU family lipid kinase, producing MEFVQLLYNPTAGKRRKSRKFIEQLVYLLAQEREDVRVYPSKEKGDLTRFFDTFDPQGCKAIFILGGDGTINEVVNGMMNHSVDVPVFVCPIGTANDFAYYLGVKPKAKKCVELYKAGKLGGIDVGVANGQYFINICGAGLFMNSTMEFDPAKKAKWGKLAYYAKGVSMVKLLKHYRLRVVADEAEIEDDFFFFIAMNGVSTGGLKKIACDAVADDGLLDFVGVKYIKFRSVVPLFIKLLLGRHLHNKNVVYFRTKRLYVEAVNHDWVFGHADMDGQHGPDLPMNISIKPKALRFFVK from the coding sequence TTGGAATTCGTACAGTTACTTTACAATCCTACCGCAGGCAAGCGCAGAAAGTCCCGCAAGTTCATTGAACAGCTCGTCTACCTGCTCGCGCAGGAGAGGGAGGACGTCCGCGTCTATCCCAGCAAGGAGAAAGGCGACCTGACGCGGTTTTTCGACACATTCGATCCGCAGGGCTGCAAGGCGATCTTCATCCTCGGCGGCGACGGAACGATCAACGAGGTCGTCAACGGCATGATGAATCACTCGGTCGACGTGCCGGTCTTCGTCTGCCCGATAGGCACGGCAAACGACTTTGCCTACTACCTCGGTGTGAAGCCGAAAGCGAAAAAGTGTGTGGAGCTCTACAAGGCCGGCAAGCTCGGCGGCATCGACGTCGGCGTCGCCAACGGTCAGTATTTCATCAACATCTGCGGCGCCGGACTCTTCATGAACAGCACGATGGAGTTCGACCCCGCCAAGAAGGCGAAGTGGGGCAAGCTCGCGTACTACGCCAAGGGCGTGTCGATGGTCAAGCTGCTCAAGCACTACCGCCTGCGCGTAGTCGCGGACGAGGCAGAGATTGAGGACGATTTCTTCTTCTTCATCGCGATGAACGGAGTCAGCACCGGCGGCCTTAAAAAGATTGCCTGCGACGCCGTCGCGGACGACGGACTGCTCGACTTCGTAGGCGTCAAGTACATAAAATTCCGCAGCGTCGTGCCGCTTTTCATCAAGCTGCTGCTCGGCAGACACCTGCACAACAAAAACGTCGTCTACTTCCGCACGAAGCGTCTTTACGTTGAGGCAGTCAACCACGACTGGGTGTTCGGCCACGCCGATATGGACGGCCAGCACGGCCCCGACCTGCCGATGAACATCTCGATAAAACCGAAGGCCCTGCGTTTTTTTGTTAAATGA